caggaccttgttactcctatTATCAtgtcttcttttggattgtattgacatttagatagtttcatttcttagttcatagatttagacgctcatgacttagtgacaccccgatgtttggggctcgtttctgtatttcaaaaattatatttaaagttgatttagtttatgagaaattcagatattgaaatgttttattaaattcttataatcgatttagtagtaatattttgggaaataggcttgccttgtaacacgataggcgccatcacgaccacggttagattttgggtcgtgacaagttggtatcagagctctaggttacataggtctcataagtcatgagcgggtttagtagagtcttgcggatcggtacggagacgtctgtacttatcttcgagaggctgcagaacctttaggaaaaattcacattcttggattcttatcgTGCGTTCTGTgcattctagtaactaaacatctgtattttattctctcacagatggtgaggactcgtgctaccggtcaagaGGGTCAACCACCAGTTTGGGTCGTGAGAGgacgaggtcgcggtagaggccatggtaggggcagaggtgcagcccgtacagcagctggggcagtacctgcagatccatcggttgtcccagatcagtaCCAGGtttcagttgttgatgcaccagctcaggcaccacctgtgcctattgtgattccggGTCTTCAataggccctagctcagattctaacagcgtgtaccggccttgctcaggcagtctctatttcgacggccgcagccacttctcaggccaggggaggcactcagactcccgtcgctcgcacaccagagtaggttattcagggacttcaaacaccggaggcaccaccagcccagccagttgtagctgcacaggattatgtggttcctgctatgcctgaggatgatcagcgcaggttggagaggtttgggagactccagccaccacctttcagtggtacAGAGAGAGAGAacgctcaggacttcttggacaggtgtcagaggatactccgtactgctggtattttggacacttgtggggtctcattcactacctttcagttttctggggctgcactcagatggtgggagacttacgagaggcgtaggcctgttggcgcagcaccccttacttggcagcagttctccgttctttttctggagaagtttgtacctgagtcccgcagagaggagctgcgcaggcagtttgagcagcttcgctagggtgagatgtctgttacatagtatgagatgcggttctccgagttagctcatcatgcggtctggttggttcccacagaccgagagaggatcaagaggtttatagatggcctcggtttttagcttcgattgcttatgaccGGGGAGAGAGTATTTGGggttacctttgatgaggttgtcgacattgctcgatagattgagatggttcgaggtCAGGAGAGGACTGAGAggaaggctaagaggcctcgtggtcagggtgatttcagtggtgctcctcaggGAGGTAAGTTTCCGCAGGACCAGTTTCAGCAGGGCCCGTCATCATTCATAGCATTgccagcacagagttctcattATGTCCCGCCCGCTCAGGTATCGTCAGGTAATTCTTTTGGGCATCAAGAGCAACAatttcgtcagaggaggggttgtttcgagtgcggggatttcgGTCACATTGCAAGATATTACCCTAGGATGTTGGGTGGGACTCCGCAGCGGAGTACTCAGCCTcggactacagcaccagttacctcaccacccgcccagccagctaggggtggagttcagccagctaggggcgTAGCCGAGTCAACTATGGGtcacccgagagggggaggcagatcagggggtggtcaggcccgtttctatgccctcccagccaggccagacgctattgcttcagatgctgtgatttcaGGTATGTTACTTCtgttagactcgttcgaggacgaacgtttatttaagagggggagaatgtaacgacccggacagttgttttgaatattataaccccgttcaaccatttactactcaagttatgtcttacaattgatttatgaattatcgggttagttggttcgggtccagaaggaactcggagtgaaatgaggcacttagtctcataattgaaaactttaagttagaaaagtggaccggacatggacctatgtgtaaacgatctcggatttgaattctgatggttctgttagttccgttaggtgattttggacttaggaatacgtccggaatgtgatttggaggtccgtggtagaattaggcttgaattggcgaaattaaaaatttggcgatttcgatcGGCAGTGggaaaaaatttgatatcggggtcggaatggaattccaaaagttggagtaggttcgtagtgtcatttgtgatgtgtgtacaaaatttgaggtcattcggacgtggtttggttagttttggCATCGggtgccgaatttggaaatttagaagttcttaggcttgaatctgagggtaatttgatgagttggtattgttttgagtgattcgaaggttcgactaagttggtatgttgatatatgacttgttggtatttttggttgaggtccccaggggctcgggatgatttcggatgggtatcggggagtttggaagttggaagatgcAACTGGAGTTGCTGttctggtgtgtccgcacctgcggattgggaaccgtaggtgcgatgatcgcaggtgcgtgggaggctcgcagatgcggagatggtcACAGATACGAAGAGTGGAtcgcacttgcgggctcgcaagtgcgaggagacttccgcaggtgcgaagtctgGTTAATTAagtggaatgcgcaggtgcgcactggagtccgcagatgcggaagcgcaggtgcgagaaagggtcTGCAGATGCGGAATCCCTGGGGTAGACCCTATatatcacacttcgcgaattttggtgcgttcttcaccatttctattcggtttttggagcttttgggagagatttgaagagggaatcaagggggtttcgttgagttaaattacttgagccctaatacttgtatatatagtgatttttcgttgtttaatcatggtaattagtgaaaatgagaggttagggcttgaaaattttggaaagtaatttaaggatttgagggaccaaacggaatccaattttgatgaattttatatggttagactcgggagaggacaaggtttattattctgccatttttgactgatttcgagacgtgggcccgggggtcgggttttggtcggtttcggatttttggcatattttatagtttttcttgtgaaattcattccattagcgtatattgatggtattgtactgattgtgattagattcggagcatttggagaccgggtccagagacgagggcatcccggagtaggatttttatgctgttaaggtaagtaacagttttaactctggctttgagggtataaacccggagatttgacatcacgtgattgtttggaagtgatacccacgctaggtgatgagcgtgtagGTGTGCActgcgagggattgagacttggtccgtcccgtgaggttgtgaggcctaatggctattatatgtggttatgtgtttaattgttgttgaacttgtttgccttcgtgatagagatcatgcttaggctttattcatgcttacattatttgtactcagtcataaaaatttgtgtacatgtttacctcaggcTCTATTAATTGCTAATACGCGGtaatacttgatgtgggctgtgttcccttattgttgatgatggtgaggctagtgaggtacatgatttagtgaggccgagggcctggttgagaggatattaataccatagcgcgtacGTTAtctgcgtagcacgtgagttgaccgtgtgggtccaggtattgatatgatggtacgtgagttgtccgtgctgagtGCTTGgtctttgggagcccctccggagactgtacatacccccagtgagcgcagagtgttgagtgttttgagttttgagtgctgagtacgagtgatgagtgatggagtgacactgctgtgaggttgtatttattggtgttgttgctgcatttatctgttaaacttctttgtggcatttactgagttatggagtttacctgtttatttctgtttatttttaaattgtaaaaaaataaataattggactgttttacttagctcgtcactatttctcagttccttagttatttctgttacttgctgaggtggttgtactcatgctacaccctacactttatgtgcagattcaggtgagttagagcacggcgatcgttgagttcaggccgactATCGGTGgaaatagcaaggtagctgctagcgtccgcaggaccttgttactcctattaacatttcttcttttggattgtattgacagttagacagtttcatttcaTAGTTCtcagatttagacgctcatgactagtgacaccccgatgtttggggctcgttttcgtatttcaaaaattatatttaaagttgatttagtttatgagaaattcagatgttgaaatattttattaaattcttataatcgatttagtagtaatattttgagaAATAGGCTTGCTttgtaacacgataggtgccatcacgaccacggttagattttgggtcgtgacacttattcACCAAAAGATCTGGGAATGACATTGTGATCATCTTAATCTATGTACATGACCTACTGCTAACTGGAAGTAGCATAGAGCTCATTAATGAAGCCAAGTCAGTGTTATATCAACAACTTAAGGTAAATGATATGGGGGAGCTCATGTATTTCTTAGGGATTGAAGTCTTGAGGTCTCATCAGGGCATTCTGCTCAATTAGAAAAAGTACACAAAGTACACTTTGGAGCTCATTTAAGAATTGGGGTTGAGTGGTGCAAGGCCTGTTCTTACACCTCTAGAATTCAATCAGAGGCTTACTTCAGTGGAGTTTTACAAGGCAATTAGCAGCAAAGTACTTGATCCTTTGGTAGATGTCACAGGCTATCAGAAGCTCATAGGGAAACCACAATATCTTACAGTTACCAGGCCAGACATCAGCTATGCAATCCAAACTCTGAGTCAATTTATGCAGGCCCCTAAGGAGTCTCATGTGGATGCAGTCATTCGTGTAGTGAGGTACCTCAAATATGCACCATGAATGGGAGTTATCATGAGGAAAGGACCAACTAAAACTTTAGTTGGTTTTTGTGATTCATATTGGGCAGCTTGCCCAGTGAGCAGAAAGTCTGTTAATGGATATATTATTAAATTTGGTGATTCCTTGATATTATAAAAATCAAAGAAATAACACACAGTCTCTCGTATAAGTGCTGAAGCATAATACAGAAGCATGGCTTCAGAAGTAGCTGAGATAGTTTAGTTGCGAGGCCAATTTGCTGAACTAGGGACTCCCATTCACCAGCCAATCACATTGTTTTCAGACTGTAAAGCAGCTATGCAAATAGTTGCTAATTTCATTTTTCATGAGCGTACAAAACACATCAAAATTGATTGTCACTTCATCCAGGAGAAACTCAAACAAGGAATCATGCAGACACAATATGTCTCTACCAAGCATTAGTTGGTTGATCTACTCACAAAGGGGTTGGCCTCACCTCAGCATCAGTTTCTACTTGGCAAGCTGGGTGTGTTAAACATTTTACACCCTCCACCTTGAGGGGGAGTATTGGCATATATAGAgtgttagttagttagttagttaggTATGAGGGCTATAATGTACATATTAGAAGTTAGagtgtgttattattattttagaaAGTTAGTACCTAACTAACAAGGAGCTGTATATAGTCGGTTGTTTATGCCACAATTAATCAGTTGAGCAATTTTCCAATCTCTGATTCTTCTACACTCTTCTTCCATGGCTGATTCTAACACATCTCTCCACATGATCATCTTCGATCAAGTGGGTTCAAAAAAGGTTTATATCAATATTTTACATATTTTAACCTATATAAAATACCAAAAGTTTTCGACGAAGCGGGTTCATATGAACCTTCTTGACTCTACATGGGGTCCGCCCCTGGCTGAAACTAAAAAAGTAAACCTTAACACGTTAAGTCAGACACTAAAGAGaattatactaaaaatatataatattttaatatagtTTTGTCAAGTGACCTACATTAATCTACTAATATAAAGGAGAAGAAAAACTACATTGTGGATGTTATTATATTTTTATGTGAATGCTTAATTTATAGAGGTCAATCATCTTTTTCTCTAAAAAAGAAATTTGTCCAACATGGAAGAAATCTATATTTTCCTTTAAAGAAAAGTAAAAATCAATTATGGTGAACTATTTTCATTTCCTTCAAAAAAGTAAAATCCAAACATAAGGCAAACTCTAACGGATGTTTCACAATTTCTCTTTTTTATGAGGAAATAACGAAACACCCTTCTCAAAACAAAATAAAACTAGACTTCAAGACACAAATATAATGTCCATTAGAGAACTGAAAAACGAATGCCCGtaatagaaataagaaaagagttataGACTATAAAAGGTGCTATTTCCTGGGCTTGGTACCCACACCTATATAATTAAGAGTGTCTTAAGTTTATTTTTACTAATAAATAATCCAGCGATGCAGACCAACTATTGAGCAAAAAAGTTGCCGAGTAAAAATTTATCAAATTGCTGGTACGTATTAAAACAGTAAAAGGTGCAATAGCAAAACCCAGAAAAGTAATTTATCATTTACCTCGCAAAAGCAAGAATTTTGATTTactgatttatttattttttattttttatttttgtttgcaTTAGAGTCTGAACATAGAGATCTAAGATAATTATTGTTGAAAAATAACTAGTCTAACCATGTCCAAATTCCAACATTTCAAGCAAAAGATTCAATTAAAGAAGTGAACTTAACCGCCGGGGGTTGTGGTAGGATGGATAGTTTTCTGTCCTTAATTAGATGTCTTGGATGCGAGCTATAGGAATAAAAAATGCTGACAGGGAACACTTTCCTTCTTAATGAGCCTTACACAACGCAAATTTGGATTAGCCGGGGAACCAATATAGGTGCCGACCACCAGGCAGAAAACCAAAAATAATTGAGAACTTACAGACTTGTTCTAATTTGAAGGGGAGTCTTGGAGCACGGTAAAGTTGTCTTTGTGTGacttataggtcacgggttcgatcTGTGGAATCCGCTATTGATGATTGCATCAAAGTAGACTGCCTACATTACACCCCCTTAGAGTCCGGCCCTTCTCTAAACCCTATATGAATACGGGATGCTACGTGCATTGGTCTGCCCTTTTGACTTACTCTAATTTGTAAAAGGAAAAAAGGCGATATAACTTAAAACTATTGATTACAAATTGAAGGCTGGAATGGAAAAAACACAATTATGATTAGAACTTGGTAacttttgaagaagaaagaagtctCCAGTTCATCTTGTACTCATTCAGTTTCCTAATTGGAAGTTCATAATCTTTAACTCCACTTGGTCATTTATTcacaaaggaaaagaaaattcaTACATCAACTTCACAATCTGGAGAACCAAGCAAAGGTACTTGACCCACAAAACCCTTCTTGTACCCTACCAACATATCACACTTGACATAAATTCCATAATGTCTAGTCCTTACAAATGCAGCTTTATATCTCAATTTACCCATAAACACTAGTCTCAAAGCCACCATCCCATACGTTTCATCCACCACCAACCCATTTGCAACTTCCACCGATACCGGCACCGACGCGCCTCCGATCACCGGCGACAAGGGCACCGTGCTTTTTGTATCCTGAAATTAAGGATATCAAATTTAGCCGATAAAAATATTACTCATCTATCTTGTGCAAGTTGACGAGTTAGATTGGACATATAATATGTAGAAATGACACTAGATAACAACTCTAAAGAGatgctatttaggaattagctAATGTGTCATGAATTCAGCTTTCAGTTTAACTTTTCAGGACATAAATATCTCAAATTAtactaaaattaaaatttttagttcaaattttcAGCACAAAATAAGTACTAGCTAATCTTAAAAAAATATCCCTAAGAATGATTGTTTGTGCACTTTCCCGACACATATTCATTAGCGGGTCAACTTAGACATAGCCCAAGTTAACCATCTGAAAGCTTGGATCAATTTGTACAGTCACGTCGCCCGAATTAGCCCATTAAAAGAACGTATCCAAatgtaaaaatacaaaaaaaaattgggTTTTGTTGATTATATGAAGTTCTGATAATATTAAAAAATGTTAATTTGCTTGGTAATTAAAGtcccaaaaaggaaaaaagaaaacaaagaaaaataattttgaattggTCACACATTGGTTAGCTCAAACTGACCCGTTCATTTTGACCCAAAGAAATTCGGGACAAGTTATGACCCGACTTACTTATTAATTCGACCTGTTTTAACTCATCTAAATTTAGCACAACCCgaccatttcataacctttcttaCCTGAAATAAAGGTGGCAGCATCACTGGAGGTGTAATTGCTTGACCCTTGTAAGAAACAAGAGCTGAAATTTGGTCATAAAACAAGCTGACTCTCCTGTTTGGATTTCTTACTAACACTGTGAATTGCATGGTGGTGAACATATAAGGAAGGGATGTGATGTTTAATTGGTAAATTGCAGCATTTACTAGAGTGAAATTTGGCTTGTGAGGTCGATAAATTAGCCACCCTATGAGCAAAGTGAGACCAGCTAATATGAGGAAAATTAGTAGAAAAGTGCACAAAGTTTTGGCAGGATTTTTAGATGATGATAATGGAGATGGTCTTTGAGTATAGCCACCTTCATTTTGACTCTTTTGTTGATCACTCATTTTTGGAATTTCTTCTAGCTAAATCTTGTACAAATTGGCTTAATTAGCTTTGCTTTTTTCTCCAAACTCCACCTTACAAGTAGCTATACTTTTCCGCTCGTATTGCTTCTTAAGTCAGTGTTGACCTGTATATAAGTTAGATGTTAGTTCATAATATAAACATtgtaagagaagaaaagaaggtATTATAAAATTaagactcacctcaatattttaCGTAAGCAATTTCTTGAACTTAAAATTGCTCAAAACTCCCCCTCACTTATGACTATTTTTCTTAAGTCGATGTTGATCTGTATATAATTGAGATGTTAGAAGAAGAAAAATCCTATTATATAAGCACTAACTAAATAAGAGAAGAAAAGATGGTATTATAAAATTaagactcacctcaatatttcaCATAATAAGCAATTTCTTGAACaattttaaccaaaaccaagtagctTTAGCAAAGGAGAGAGTTAGGCACAGCTTTGAATTGTTAAGTGAGTGATAGTGGTGAGAGAACAATAAGAAAAAGGTGGGAAAAAAAGAGAATCTAATGGGTCAAGTGGAAGACAAAGAAAGGAAAAGAGAAGAATTAGGTTCTCTCTTTGCTTAGTGATAAGAGAAGAGAAGTTAGCTAGTTGTTTCAGTGCaattctttttgttttgttttttttactTTAGCTTACGACTATTGATTACAAAGATTCTTGGCTAGCTGCCAACTAAATGTAAATTCTAAGTATGTAACCGCGGAGTTATATGGTGACACCTAGAAAATTGATTGGAGCTACTTTCGTCACCATTTTTTGTGTCCAGTTTTATAACAGTTGGTTTGGTTAtgctccttttttctttttctaataatGTTTGAATGAGTTTAGGTAGGAATTGTTTTTAGAGTTGCCGTGGAACAATTGCGTTTGTGTTTTGGTCGTTTAGTTACCGGAATTAGGATATTAATTTCagcataaattttaaaattatgttTATTTAGTGTTTGATTATTGGTATTAGTTAAAATTAATATAAATTATATACCATATCTTGATATTTTCTATCCAACATAAGATGCAGGATTACAATCTCTGAATTGTACTACGAGGACATCCTTGTTCTTAATAAATACTCCCTCCGTtacaatttagatgaggtagtttgactcggtacggagtttaaagaaaaaaagaagacttttgaaacttgtagtcttaaaagcttaaggggtaaaagctttgttgggccatgacatttgtgtggttataaaaacttctcattaagggtaagaTGGGTAAAATGAATAGTTTAAAATtcaattatttccaaatttagaaatgtgtcatttattttggaatagACTAAATaggaaagtacctcatctaatttgaaacggatggagtagtaTAACATATggaagaaaaaaaggaaattaCTCCTCTAATGAAATATGAATAACCCGTCCTCCTCTCTTTAAAAGAATGGGTGCTTCCGGTTCTGTTCGTACTTGAAACAATTTTGCCTTCTCCTTATTACTAGATCTCTAGAGTCAATATTTGTATATGAGAACTACTGAACTCAATCACTTAATGTCATTACTCTTCAGTTTTCTTCTGTTGAGGTCTATCATGCAGAGGTACTCAAATTGAATCAGTAATCGATTTATAGGTGTCATCGTAAACCTAATTGGTTATTAAATCAATAGTTCAAACACTCAAAGGTAGGGCGTTTCCCATTTTTATAGGAACTTTTACACCAAAAATAATAGTATCTCCAATTATAACCCCGCTAGGATATAAAATATATCTCTTCTCACCATCCTATAGTGTATAAGACAAATATATGCATTTTGATTAGGGTCGTATTCTATGGTTACGAATCTACCATACACAAAAcatgaaagaaattaaaaaagaatATATAATATTTGAAACCATAAGGAAAGTACAAATTACAAGTCCATGTGTCGTAGGAGTTATGAAATAATTGTCCTTTAATATTTTTCTGCTGCAAACTATTTACATAATACACAAGTCAATGAATACTTAAGTTCCCAGCGCAGTCAATGGCGTCAAACAAAACGGAACTATAGGAATAACAAACTACAAATACTTCCAAGAGTTTACCAAACAACAATTTCTCCTAAATGCAAAACAAATTTCATCCTACTAAGTATATAAACCCAAGAACTACACACAAAAGTTCAACATCTTGAGTTGCACTATTGTCAATCCCTTAATTCCCAAGCTTACAAGGACATACACACACAATACTACAAACCTGTATCTGCATGGCTATGCTACATTTGCCTAAGACATTAGTGAGAATGGCTATGCAAAGACTAATTTTCGTTTTGCAGCTGACGAACAAACTGTCCTTTCACTCGAGGTCTCTGCTCTGCAAGTCTTTTCCTGCTTTGGTATCGAACCTGTGCAAAAATAATATCAGTATACTGAAAGACAAAAAGAAGATACTTAACTAAATGTTGGCCACTTCTGAATAATATTGTGGTATGTCCACAAATTTGATCACTCAAGTATATGGAAGGCCAAAAATTGATATTATCTGCTTTATTAGGAGAGAGAAAAGTAAGGTGGTTTGCTTATTATAGTGCTTTACAACATGCAACAAGATATATAATATCTAGCCTTAACTTTAGCTAATAACTTTCCATCTGTTTCTGTTTCTGTCTCTCTTTCCTGAGCCGCGGGTCTTCCGGAAACGGCCTCTCTACCTTCTtcaggtagggataaggtctgcgtatattctaccctccccagaccccactagtgggattacactgggttgttattgttgttgttctgTCTCTCTTAAGGGCAAATACTTAGCTAGCAAAAATGCCGCTAATTAAACAGAATATAGAGATGAATTCCTGAAGATGCACTTGTTTAAAGTTATTGCAACATATCTAATTAAGTTGAATAATGACACTAGCACAAAGGTTGTAGATACCTTTTTCTCAAAGCATCTATCTTTCCTTTTTAACCGAAACTTCACGAGTGCCGCTTCCCTTTGACTGGTGTTATGATTCTCTGCTTTTGTCCTATCATGAGGAAGGTTGTCATTGTAGTTCACACTCTCAGAAACAGGATCTGTCCCCGAACTTGCAACTGCTGGGGAACTTTCTATAGCTTCATTGGAAGTACTTCCGCAACGAGAGCTACTGTGCTTATTTGTTAAGCCACTTCCCAAATCACTAGATCCACAAATTGCAGAATCATTTCTTTCTTTCTCAGCTACTAACTTCTGGTTACCTGCTGCTTCCGCATTGTCCTCAGAGTGAACTGTAGTATCATCAAATGGCTGCTTGTCGTGCTCAAGATTTTGTACTTCGGAAGATGAATAAGTCAAAGAACTTGTTGGAAGTGGAGATTGTGATTTAGGACTCTGTACTTGTTGATAATCTGATTCTACTGGAATAAAGCGTAGTTGGTTGTCCGACGATATTGCAGCTTTACAATTTCCTGGTTGGCGCATAACCAGAGCTGTTGCGTTTTGCTCACTCTCGGTCAATGAAGCATCATGCTCCAAAGTAGAGGCACTAGAGCCTTCCTTGAATGGACCAGAATTGCTAGTCAATCCAGAGAAAAGATATTGTATTGTCTTCTTATTTTCATATCTGATATAAAAGAAAGACTTTAATGAATTCTCAGGAGTTGAATTTGATTTGCAGAACAGATAATTTGTAGAAGTTGAATTCCAAAACGGGCCCATGAATATAAAGTAATAAAACCTACAATATTACTTCATATTTGAGGAATCCGCTTAGCAAAGAGGAAAATTCAACACTAGAATGTCAATAAACAGGAAGGCAAAACTTACTTAGCAAAGGCGGATACTTTTGAATGACTTATCATGTTCTGCTCTCTGGACCCGTCATCGTTTGAGCAACTGGGATTAAATGTTCTCAAAGAAAGTCCCAACCGGGAAGCGACATTTGATTTCTGTTTTCTTTCATCAGAATGGCTGTTATCAGCCAAGCAATTTTCAAATTTCCCAATCAAGTCAACTGCTTCAGTACAAGGTGCAGAATAGAGTTCATTCAACCGGCAATCAACTTCATCATCAGCACAAGCATTTTCACAAAGAGAGCCTTCCTCTGAACTAATAGCACCTGAGCTGTAAGGTCCAGTGCAAGAAGAAGTTCCTATTCCCGAGCTAGTCATGTTTTCTAGAGACGATTGTTTGTCAGTACAAAGCTTAGTCATATTCTTCTACAATTTGTGAAGAGACGAAAGGGAGTAGCTTTCCATACCTAATGGTTTACTTTTCGGCATAAATGATCTCTCAACCACTTCAACACATTCTTCATGACATTCATCATCGCACATATTTGAAGCATCTCTACATCTAATATCCTTAATGCCCTGCATATTTGCAATACACACACTTTCAGATTCAAAGAAAGGCATTGATCTATAT
The DNA window shown above is from Nicotiana tomentosiformis chromosome 8, ASM39032v3, whole genome shotgun sequence and carries:
- the LOC104108015 gene encoding NDR1/HIN1-like protein 1, translating into MSDQQKSQNEGGYTQRPSPLSSSKNPAKTLCTFLLIFLILAGLTLLIGWLIYRPHKPNFTLVNAAIYQLNITSLPYMFTTMQFTVLVRNPNRRVSLFYDQISALVSYKGQAITPPVMLPPLFQDTKSTVPLSPVIGGASVPVSVEVANGLVVDETYGMVALRLVFMGKLRYKAAFVRTRHYGIYVKCDMLVGYKKGFVGQVPLLGSPDCEVDV
- the LOC104108016 gene encoding two-component response regulator-like APRR9; its protein translation is MGEAVMMSEGGGDGQCLKKMVLRVLLVEADDATRQIIAALLRKCSYRVAAVPDGLKAWDILKERPHNIDLVLTEVELPSISGYALLTLIVEHDMCKNIPVIMMSSKDSISTVLKCMVKGASDFLMKPVRKNELRNLWQHVWRRKTQSAGSRPQNKIVENQKVAVSENEAASNYSSDNLASIQRGNDKSSDAQGIKDIRCRDASNMCDDECHEECVEVVERSFMPKSKPLENMTSSGIGTSSCTGPYSSGAISSEEGSLCENACADDEVDCRLNELYSAPCTEAVDLIGKFENCLADNSHSDERKQKSNVASRLGLSLRTFNPSCSNDDGSREQNMISHSKVSAFAKYENKKTIQYLFSGLTSNSGPFKEGSSASTLEHDASLTESEQNATALVMRQPGNCKAAISSDNQLRFIPVESDYQQVQSPKSQSPLPTSSLTYSSSEVQNLEHDKQPFDDTTVHSEDNAEAAGNQKLVAEKERNDSAICGSSDLGSGLTNKHSSSRCGSTSNEAIESSPAVASSGTDPVSESVNYNDNLPHDRTKAENHNTSQREAALVKFRLKRKDRCFEKKVRYQSRKRLAEQRPRVKGQFVRQLQNEN